The following coding sequences are from one Rathayibacter sp. SW19 window:
- a CDS encoding DUF4097 family beta strand repeat-containing protein: MHNFSAAGPVAVSLSVLAGTVTITAGDGDEVSVQVSPSSPARSSDVRSADQTRVEFSGDRLTIVQPRPLSHYAWFGSTNSIDITVQVPRGSRIAADSSYGSIRVDGAIGPSKIKTSYGDVDVEEGEDLVLRTGYGDITVGRATGHTEVVGGKVRIAEVDGSATVKSSQDGTFIGIAAGPVHVTSSYGDIEIEHALAPVVATTAYGKVRINDAVRGSIEMRSSYGGLELGIRQGTAAWLDLDAHHGSVRNALENASAPPGTDESEEPADTVEVLGRTAWGNITVRRAATQ, translated from the coding sequence ATGCACAACTTTTCAGCAGCCGGGCCCGTCGCGGTGTCGCTGAGCGTGCTCGCGGGCACCGTCACAATCACCGCAGGCGACGGCGACGAGGTCTCCGTGCAGGTCAGCCCGAGCAGCCCGGCAAGGTCTTCGGATGTCCGCTCGGCCGACCAGACGCGCGTCGAATTCTCGGGCGACCGGCTTACCATCGTGCAACCGAGGCCGTTGAGCCACTACGCATGGTTCGGCAGCACCAATTCGATCGACATCACGGTGCAGGTGCCCCGTGGATCCCGAATCGCCGCTGACTCATCGTATGGATCGATTCGCGTCGACGGTGCGATCGGACCGTCGAAGATCAAGACCTCCTACGGAGATGTCGACGTCGAAGAAGGCGAAGATCTGGTTCTTCGCACCGGATACGGCGACATCACCGTCGGCCGCGCAACCGGCCACACCGAAGTCGTCGGCGGCAAAGTGCGCATCGCCGAGGTCGACGGCAGCGCCACCGTCAAGAGTTCCCAGGACGGCACGTTCATCGGGATCGCGGCCGGCCCCGTTCACGTCACCTCGTCGTATGGCGACATCGAAATCGAGCACGCACTCGCACCGGTCGTTGCAACCACCGCCTACGGCAAGGTTCGCATCAACGACGCGGTGCGCGGCTCGATCGAAATGCGCAGTTCCTACGGTGGACTCGAGTTGGGCATCCGCCAGGGCACGGCCGCGTGGCTTGACCTCGATGCTCACCACGGCTCCGTGCGAAACGCCCTTGAGAACGCCAGTGCCCCGCCGGGCACCGACGAATCCGAGGAACCGGCCGACACTGTCGAGGTGCTCGGTCGCACGGCCTGGGGCAACATCACCGTGCGGCGGGCCGCCACACAGTAG
- a CDS encoding histidine kinase — protein MDISRYVQDLQNQLSVAADAAGDDAKIVAGRLASTLDSAARLVLLEALSDAAGEITTELAPGSVDLRLRGREPQFVVTAPPVSRFEGETSAMDSTPHDESLAEPDATEGTMSRTTLRLPEHVKLRVETAAAREGLSVNSWLLRAVTAALTGGPSAPQPSAKPRNTGSRFTGWVR, from the coding sequence GTGGATATTTCTCGATACGTTCAGGACCTGCAGAATCAGCTTTCGGTTGCTGCCGACGCTGCCGGCGACGACGCGAAGATCGTCGCCGGTCGGCTCGCATCCACCCTCGACTCTGCGGCGCGCCTCGTTCTGCTCGAAGCGCTCTCGGATGCCGCGGGCGAGATCACGACGGAGCTCGCCCCCGGCTCGGTCGACCTGCGACTACGCGGTCGTGAACCCCAGTTCGTCGTCACCGCGCCGCCGGTGTCGAGGTTCGAAGGCGAAACATCCGCAATGGATTCGACGCCGCACGACGAATCGCTCGCCGAGCCGGACGCGACGGAAGGCACGATGTCCCGCACCACGTTGCGTTTGCCCGAGCACGTCAAACTGCGTGTTGAGACGGCCGCGGCGCGCGAGGGACTGTCCGTGAACTCGTGGCTGCTGCGCGCGGTCACTGCCGCTTTGACCGGCGGCCCAAGTGCGCCGCAGCCGTCAGCCAAGCCCCGCAACACCGGAAGTCGCTTCACCGGCTGGGTCCGGTAG
- a CDS encoding VWA domain-containing protein: MGRHSTKARRRRSWIFAGAAVAVLVLALGVAWYQDALDTILPPNAWARHCTPTQLSVIADTTIAPALTKSAATFDAVTPCVKTTVRAQNSADTAALLAVGGDAKADVWVPDSPAWESRIQVMAWSLIRPAPEMQFGAAIATTPLVFAAPVRETAALANTKLDWNSVADGSVNALLPEPAQNGPSLAALAAIKQSLSSSDQLAFSRAMIALGKNIPSSDAAAFADAQNAQNTSGSTVAITTEQAVVAQNAASPSSQFFAVYPNSGTVSVSYPFVRLDASTADASTAADSTSADSTRGRLVSALEHQFASNSKPFARAGFRTASGAGDFSATGVVAAAPKAEPALDGGAQVGILQSWSSITVRSRMLVVIDVSGSMLDDAGGGLTRIGVFQQAAPGVVSMFSPQSELGIWEFSTNQVGTQPWKPLSPVAPIGDPAHAADIANIIATLPSQVQGDTGLYDTTLAAVKQMQATYDPKMINSVLVITDGVNDDPGGLALPSLLTQLKATHSADKPVPVIMVGLGPEIDLGVMSQIAAATVGSAYSAMKPQDLGNVLVDALSQRTCRPYCS, from the coding sequence ATGGGCCGTCACAGTACGAAAGCGCGCCGACGTCGGAGTTGGATTTTCGCGGGAGCGGCTGTCGCCGTACTGGTTCTGGCCCTCGGTGTCGCCTGGTATCAGGATGCCCTCGACACCATTTTGCCGCCGAACGCGTGGGCAAGACACTGCACTCCAACCCAGTTGAGCGTCATAGCCGACACGACAATCGCCCCGGCGCTGACCAAATCTGCTGCGACATTTGACGCGGTCACGCCCTGCGTGAAAACCACCGTGCGAGCGCAGAACTCGGCTGACACGGCCGCCCTGCTGGCGGTCGGCGGCGATGCGAAGGCCGACGTCTGGGTGCCGGACTCACCGGCGTGGGAAAGCCGGATCCAGGTCATGGCCTGGTCGCTGATCCGGCCGGCGCCCGAAATGCAGTTCGGTGCCGCGATCGCCACAACTCCGCTCGTCTTCGCAGCCCCGGTTCGGGAAACCGCCGCGCTCGCCAACACGAAGCTCGACTGGAACTCGGTCGCCGACGGCTCCGTGAACGCCCTGCTGCCTGAGCCCGCACAGAACGGCCCGAGCCTCGCCGCCCTCGCGGCAATCAAGCAGAGCCTGTCATCGTCCGATCAGCTGGCGTTCTCGCGCGCGATGATCGCGCTCGGCAAGAACATTCCGAGTTCGGATGCCGCGGCATTCGCCGACGCCCAAAACGCCCAGAATACGAGCGGCTCCACCGTCGCAATCACGACAGAACAGGCGGTCGTTGCGCAAAATGCGGCATCGCCGTCCAGTCAGTTCTTCGCCGTATACCCGAACAGTGGCACGGTGAGTGTCTCGTATCCGTTCGTGCGACTGGACGCTTCGACGGCCGACGCTTCGACGGCCGCCGATTCGACGAGCGCTGATTCGACGCGCGGTCGTCTGGTGTCTGCACTCGAGCACCAGTTCGCAAGCAATAGCAAGCCGTTCGCGCGCGCAGGGTTTCGCACAGCATCCGGAGCCGGTGATTTCTCCGCAACCGGGGTAGTCGCTGCCGCACCGAAGGCGGAGCCGGCGCTCGATGGCGGAGCGCAGGTGGGCATCCTGCAGTCCTGGTCGTCCATCACCGTGCGATCACGGATGCTCGTGGTCATCGACGTCTCCGGCTCGATGCTGGACGATGCGGGCGGTGGGCTGACCCGGATCGGTGTGTTCCAGCAGGCGGCACCGGGCGTCGTCAGCATGTTCTCGCCCCAGTCCGAGTTGGGCATTTGGGAGTTCTCCACCAACCAGGTGGGCACACAACCGTGGAAGCCGCTGTCGCCGGTGGCTCCGATCGGCGACCCGGCGCACGCGGCGGACATCGCGAACATCATCGCAACGCTGCCCAGCCAGGTGCAGGGAGACACCGGACTCTACGACACAACGCTCGCCGCAGTGAAGCAGATGCAGGCCACCTACGACCCGAAGATGATCAATTCCGTTCTGGTGATCACCGACGGTGTCAACGATGACCCGGGAGGCCTCGCACTGCCGAGCCTGCTGACGCAATTGAAGGCAACGCACAGCGCCGACAAACCCGTTCCGGTCATCATGGTCGGACTCGGACCCGAGATCGACCTCGGCGTCATGTCGCAGATCGCGGCAGCGACGGTCGGATCGGCATACTCGGCGATGAAGCCGCAAGACCTTGGCAACGTGCTGGTCGACGCACTCTCGCAGCGCACCTGCCGGCCGTACTGCTCGTAG
- a CDS encoding TetR/AcrR family transcriptional regulator, with translation MSRWEPDARGRLLTAAVELFTEQGFEQTTVTEIAERAGLTERTFFRHFADKREVLFFGQDDFLQLFVSAVAGAPADATPLEAVAAALNAAAMHFEPRRPWSQQRGGVIAANPGLQERELIKLAHLSSAVAEALRDRGVAEPTASLAAQAGVAVFQVGFTQWIDADNTRKLSQLMTDGLGALKVVVAAG, from the coding sequence ATGAGCAGATGGGAGCCGGACGCGCGCGGTCGCCTTCTCACGGCCGCCGTTGAACTGTTCACCGAGCAGGGTTTCGAGCAGACCACGGTCACCGAGATCGCCGAGAGGGCCGGACTCACCGAGCGCACCTTCTTTCGTCACTTTGCGGACAAGCGCGAGGTGCTGTTCTTCGGTCAGGATGACTTTCTGCAACTGTTCGTCTCCGCCGTCGCTGGCGCTCCTGCAGATGCAACCCCACTTGAAGCGGTCGCGGCTGCACTGAACGCCGCCGCCATGCACTTCGAACCACGCCGACCGTGGTCACAGCAGCGCGGCGGCGTGATCGCTGCGAATCCGGGCCTGCAGGAACGCGAACTGATCAAGCTCGCGCACCTGTCCTCGGCCGTCGCTGAAGCATTGCGTGACCGCGGGGTAGCCGAGCCGACCGCGAGCCTTGCTGCTCAGGCCGGAGTTGCCGTGTTCCAGGTCGGGTTCACCCAGTGGATCGACGCAGACAACACACGCAAACTCTCGCAACTCATGACGGACGGGCTCGGCGCACTGAAGGTCGTAGTCGCAGCCGGTTGA
- a CDS encoding SDR family oxidoreductase yields the protein MRIFVTGASGWVGSAVTAELVAAGHQVVGLARSDASAAAVAAAGADVQRGDITDLASLRAGAEGVDSIIHTAFIHDFTTHEQAAAVDFAAVQLFGDLLEGSDRPLVIASGILGAVSVETDHPRPATSWSPRLLTEQTLLGFADRGIRSSAVRLAPTVHGDGDHGFMSALVGIDREKGSAGYIGDGRNTWPAVHRLDAAHLFRLALENAPAGSTLHAIDDEAVPLRDIAEVIGRHLGVPALSVPEADAAEHFGWLGRFLAMDSHASSAITRDLVGWQPTHPNLIEDLELGHYFRMK from the coding sequence ATGCGTATTTTCGTCACCGGTGCATCGGGTTGGGTCGGCTCGGCCGTCACCGCGGAACTCGTCGCCGCAGGCCATCAGGTCGTGGGTCTGGCTCGATCTGATGCGTCGGCGGCGGCCGTCGCAGCAGCTGGTGCCGACGTGCAGCGCGGCGACATCACCGATCTGGCAAGCCTGCGGGCTGGTGCCGAGGGTGTCGACAGCATCATCCACACCGCGTTCATCCACGACTTCACCACACACGAGCAGGCCGCTGCAGTCGATTTCGCGGCGGTGCAACTGTTCGGTGACCTGCTGGAGGGGTCGGATCGTCCGCTGGTGATCGCATCCGGAATTCTGGGCGCGGTCTCGGTGGAGACCGACCATCCGCGCCCGGCCACGTCGTGGTCGCCGCGACTGCTCACTGAACAGACGCTGCTCGGGTTCGCGGATCGCGGCATCCGTTCGTCGGCGGTACGGCTGGCGCCGACCGTGCACGGCGACGGCGACCACGGGTTCATGTCGGCGCTGGTCGGCATCGATCGCGAGAAGGGCAGCGCCGGCTACATCGGCGATGGCCGCAACACCTGGCCGGCCGTGCACCGACTGGACGCGGCGCACCTGTTCCGCCTCGCGCTGGAGAACGCGCCGGCCGGGTCGACGCTGCACGCCATCGACGATGAGGCGGTGCCGCTGCGCGACATCGCCGAGGTCATCGGCCGTCACCTCGGTGTGCCCGCGCTCAGCGTGCCCGAAGCGGATGCCGCCGAGCACTTCGGCTGGCTCGGCCGCTTTCTCGCCATGGACAGTCACGCATCCAGCGCGATCACCCGTGACCTCGTCGGTTGGCAGCCGACGCATCCCAACCTGATCGAGGATCTCGAGTTGGGGCACTACTTTCGCATGAAGTAG
- a CDS encoding aspartate kinase — MALIVQKFGGSSVADAESIKRVAKRIVETRKAGNEVVVAVSAMGDSTDDLVDLAHEVTPIPDPRELDMLLTAGERISMALLAMAIKSMGVNALSFTGSQAGMITDAHHGAARIVDVTPGRIRDALSDGAIAIVAGFQGFNRDTRDITTLGRGGSDTTAVALAAALDASVCEIYTDVDGVFTSDPRVVPLARKIDRITSEEMLELAGSGAKVLHIRAVEYARRHGVTLHVRSSFNNNEGTLVLNEAALKQKDGSPMEEALISGIATDLTQAKITVVGVPDVPGKAAQIFKIVAKANANVDMIVQNVSAVTTGLTDISFTLPKSEGQRVLTALTGEQHDVGFQSLQYDDQIGKLALVGNGMRTNSGVSALLFEALFEAGINVEMISTSEIRISVVTRADSVEEAARVVHRAFGLDADSKAIVHAGTGR, encoded by the coding sequence GTGGCTTTGATCGTGCAGAAATTCGGCGGCTCCTCTGTCGCAGACGCAGAGAGCATCAAGCGCGTCGCGAAGCGCATCGTCGAGACGCGCAAGGCGGGAAACGAGGTCGTCGTCGCGGTTTCAGCGATGGGCGACAGCACAGACGACCTGGTCGACCTCGCCCACGAGGTGACGCCGATTCCCGACCCGCGCGAGCTTGACATGCTGTTGACGGCGGGCGAACGCATCTCGATGGCGTTGCTCGCGATGGCGATCAAGAGCATGGGCGTCAATGCCTTGTCGTTCACCGGCAGTCAGGCCGGCATGATCACGGATGCCCACCACGGCGCCGCCCGCATCGTCGATGTGACGCCCGGGCGCATCCGCGACGCACTGAGCGATGGCGCGATTGCGATCGTCGCCGGGTTCCAAGGCTTCAACCGGGACACCCGCGACATCACGACGCTCGGTCGCGGCGGCTCGGACACGACGGCCGTCGCGCTCGCCGCAGCGCTTGACGCCAGCGTCTGCGAGATCTATACGGATGTCGACGGGGTCTTCACCTCGGACCCTCGCGTTGTTCCGCTCGCCCGCAAGATCGACCGCATCACGAGCGAGGAGATGCTCGAGCTGGCCGGATCCGGTGCGAAAGTGTTGCATATACGCGCGGTGGAATATGCGCGTCGGCATGGCGTTACGTTACATGTGCGTTCCTCGTTCAACAACAACGAGGGCACCCTTGTTTTGAATGAAGCGGCCCTGAAGCAGAAAGACGGTAGCCCAATGGAAGAAGCTCTTATCTCCGGGATTGCCACCGACCTCACACAGGCCAAGATCACCGTGGTCGGTGTGCCTGACGTTCCCGGCAAGGCGGCACAGATTTTCAAGATCGTGGCGAAAGCGAACGCCAACGTGGACATGATCGTGCAGAACGTATCGGCTGTGACGACGGGCCTCACGGACATCTCGTTCACTCTGCCGAAGTCGGAGGGGCAGCGGGTGCTCACTGCGTTGACTGGCGAGCAGCACGATGTCGGGTTCCAGTCGCTGCAATACGACGACCAGATCGGCAAGCTCGCGCTGGTCGGCAACGGCATGCGCACCAACTCGGGTGTCTCCGCACTGCTGTTCGAGGCCCTGTTCGAGGCGGGCATCAACGTTGAGATGATCTCGACGAGTGAAATCCGCATTTCGGTCGTCACTCGCGCAGACAGCGTCGAAGAGGCCGCACGTGTCGTGCATCGCGCGTTCGGCTTGGACGCGGACTCGAAGGCGATCGTGCACGCGGGCACGGGTCGCTGA
- a CDS encoding aspartate-semialdehyde dehydrogenase, translating to MGSNGFNVGVVGATGQVGKVMRRLLEEREFPIASIRFFATSRSAGTVLPFKGQNVVVEDVETADTAGIDIALFSAGATGSRAQAPRFAAAGAIVIDNSSAWRMDPDVPLIVSEVNPEAIADAHKGIIANPNCTTMAAMPVLKVLHEEAGLERLIVSTYQAVSGSGLAGAQELADQAVAAVSGGELLGLVHDGAAVTMPAPVKYVRPIAFDVIPLAGSIVDDGLNETDEEKKLRNESRKILGLPDLLVSGTCVRVPVFTGHSLSINAEFARPLTPERALELLADAPGVVVTDVPTPLQAAGQDPSFVGRIRQDEGVPGGRGLALFVSNDNLRKGAALNAVQIAEVIAAQRAVTTAA from the coding sequence ATGGGCAGCAACGGATTCAACGTCGGCGTCGTCGGTGCCACGGGCCAAGTGGGAAAGGTGATGCGTCGCCTGCTTGAGGAGCGGGAATTTCCGATTGCGAGCATCCGCTTCTTCGCGACGAGTCGCTCGGCCGGAACCGTGCTGCCGTTCAAAGGCCAGAACGTAGTGGTCGAAGACGTCGAGACGGCGGACACGGCCGGGATCGACATCGCATTGTTCTCCGCGGGTGCCACGGGCAGCCGAGCGCAAGCGCCGCGGTTCGCGGCGGCCGGCGCGATTGTCATCGACAATTCGAGTGCCTGGCGCATGGACCCGGATGTGCCGCTCATCGTCAGCGAGGTCAATCCGGAAGCCATTGCGGATGCGCACAAGGGCATCATTGCGAACCCCAACTGCACGACGATGGCGGCAATGCCGGTGCTGAAGGTCCTGCACGAGGAGGCCGGGCTGGAGCGGTTGATCGTCAGCACCTATCAGGCGGTGTCTGGTTCCGGGCTTGCGGGTGCGCAGGAGCTTGCAGATCAGGCGGTTGCTGCGGTGTCGGGCGGCGAGCTGCTTGGGCTGGTGCACGACGGCGCTGCCGTGACGATGCCGGCGCCCGTGAAGTATGTGCGGCCAATTGCGTTCGATGTGATCCCGCTGGCGGGTTCGATCGTCGACGACGGATTGAACGAGACTGATGAAGAGAAGAAGCTGCGCAACGAGAGTCGCAAGATCCTCGGGCTGCCGGATCTTTTGGTCAGTGGAACGTGTGTGCGCGTGCCGGTGTTCACCGGCCACTCGCTGTCGATCAACGCGGAGTTCGCCCGACCGTTGACACCCGAGCGGGCGCTCGAACTGCTAGCGGATGCGCCTGGCGTCGTCGTCACGGATGTTCCGACCCCGCTCCAAGCGGCCGGTCAGGACCCGAGCTTTGTCGGGCGGATTCGCCAGGATGAGGGTGTGCCTGGCGGTCGCGGTCTGGCTCTGTTTGTTTCGAACGACAACTTGCGTAAGGGTGCTGCGCTGAACGCAGTGCAGATCGCGGAGGTCATTGCGGCGCAGCGCGCCGTCACTACTGCAGCTTGA
- a CDS encoding ABC transporter substrate-binding protein translates to MSSLSRTRKILALGIAVVTAVGLAGCATGGAGGSGQSSTLNPDAKVSGQITVWSWDVAATALKRLGAQYQKSNPGTTIKVVDVGYDNVYDKISVGLQAGSGLPDVLTIETDHTPGYISQFPKSFTNLDPILGSDKSDFDPSKWAASLGKNGDLYAAPWDAGTMALYYRSDYLKAAGVDPASLTSWNKLVAAGEQIKSQTGHTLMSTDLSAGGPFYAMLQQQGQGIFNAQGKIDITSPAAVNALTLIKQMNDKGLLKNVKGWDAEVTSAKNGDSAVDPNAVWWVGTLTSEMPELSGKFGVTELPAFTDGGARTSNNGGSGLAIPTQAKNPQLAASFVKYVLANKDNQASMMQKEGLFPSYLPALKTSYFQQPQPFFGGQKVYQLFADLTAKIPPITYTSDNSAATDVINNAVAAAVLNGADPTKALTDAAKQIATATGRSIAG, encoded by the coding sequence ATGTCCTCCCTCTCAAGGACGAGAAAGATACTTGCACTCGGCATAGCCGTTGTGACAGCCGTTGGCTTGGCCGGCTGTGCGACCGGCGGCGCCGGCGGATCCGGGCAGAGCTCGACGCTCAATCCTGATGCCAAGGTGTCTGGCCAGATCACCGTTTGGTCGTGGGATGTTGCGGCCACCGCACTCAAGCGGCTCGGCGCGCAGTACCAGAAGTCGAACCCTGGCACCACGATCAAGGTCGTCGACGTCGGCTATGACAATGTCTACGACAAGATCTCCGTCGGCCTGCAGGCCGGCAGCGGACTCCCCGATGTGCTGACGATCGAAACCGATCACACACCGGGCTACATCTCGCAGTTCCCTAAGAGCTTCACCAACCTCGACCCGATTCTGGGCTCGGACAAGAGCGACTTCGATCCCTCAAAGTGGGCGGCATCGTTGGGCAAGAACGGAGATCTCTACGCCGCGCCGTGGGATGCAGGAACGATGGCGCTGTACTACCGTTCCGACTATCTCAAGGCGGCCGGCGTTGACCCGGCATCGCTCACGAGCTGGAATAAACTTGTCGCCGCAGGCGAGCAGATCAAGTCGCAGACCGGCCACACTCTGATGTCGACGGACCTGTCGGCTGGTGGCCCGTTCTACGCCATGTTGCAGCAGCAGGGGCAGGGCATCTTCAACGCTCAGGGCAAGATTGACATCACCTCGCCTGCCGCAGTGAATGCGCTCACCCTGATCAAGCAGATGAACGACAAGGGGCTACTGAAAAACGTCAAAGGCTGGGACGCCGAGGTGACCAGCGCGAAGAACGGCGATTCCGCGGTAGATCCGAATGCCGTGTGGTGGGTCGGCACGCTGACCAGCGAGATGCCAGAGCTCTCCGGCAAGTTCGGCGTGACCGAGCTTCCCGCGTTCACGGACGGTGGAGCTCGTACGTCCAACAACGGCGGATCAGGGCTCGCGATCCCCACCCAAGCGAAGAACCCGCAACTGGCTGCGTCGTTCGTCAAGTATGTGTTGGCAAACAAGGACAACCAGGCGTCGATGATGCAAAAGGAAGGGCTCTTCCCGAGCTATCTGCCTGCGCTGAAGACGAGCTACTTCCAGCAGCCGCAGCCGTTCTTCGGCGGTCAAAAGGTCTACCAGCTGTTCGCTGATCTGACGGCGAAGATTCCGCCGATCACGTACACGAGTGACAACTCGGCGGCGACTGACGTCATCAATAACGCAGTTGCCGCCGCCGTGCTGAACGGTGCAGACCCAACCAAGGCGCTGACGGATGCTGCCAAGCAGATCGCAACCGCCACCGGGCGTTCGATCGCCGGCTGA
- a CDS encoding carbohydrate ABC transporter permease: MTRTEVRIGRPFADTRSAGTLGRKRQRPGLWFVLPAAALFLLFFAYPLIASLWQSFFSTKGGTSTWVGLAQYARLFSDPLVGESLFNAGLFLFVQVPLMIGLALGLAYVLNQTFLKFKTGFRLIYFLPAITTLVAYSVVFRVLLATDGGAVNQLIGLFGIAPVDWLNNEAWARVAVIASITWRWTGYNMVIILAGLQAIPAELYEAAKIDGAGRWATFSKVVVPQLRPVLIFTSVTSTIGALQLFDENFILTGGGPSNATLTPVLYLYRVGFQQFDFGYASAIAWLLVILTGIISIIQFWLMRERREKRFKVAAKRGSDSSAHTVRKEAVQKETAQKETVS, encoded by the coding sequence ATGACTCGCACTGAGGTTCGCATCGGCAGGCCATTCGCGGACACACGAAGCGCCGGGACGTTGGGGCGCAAGCGCCAACGTCCCGGGCTCTGGTTCGTGCTTCCAGCAGCCGCGTTGTTTCTTCTGTTCTTCGCATATCCACTGATCGCCTCGCTGTGGCAGAGTTTCTTCTCGACCAAGGGCGGCACATCCACGTGGGTTGGCCTGGCTCAATACGCACGATTGTTCAGCGACCCGCTGGTGGGCGAGAGCCTGTTCAATGCTGGGTTATTCCTCTTCGTGCAGGTGCCGTTGATGATCGGGCTCGCTCTTGGGCTCGCCTACGTCTTGAATCAGACGTTTCTCAAATTCAAGACCGGGTTCCGGCTCATCTATTTCTTGCCTGCCATCACGACGCTTGTCGCATACTCCGTTGTGTTCCGGGTGCTGCTGGCCACAGACGGCGGCGCCGTCAACCAGCTGATCGGGCTGTTCGGCATCGCGCCCGTCGACTGGCTCAACAACGAGGCATGGGCCCGTGTCGCCGTGATCGCCTCGATCACCTGGCGCTGGACCGGTTACAACATGGTGATCATCCTGGCCGGGTTGCAGGCGATTCCGGCGGAGCTGTATGAAGCCGCGAAGATCGACGGCGCCGGCCGCTGGGCGACGTTCTCCAAGGTCGTCGTGCCACAACTGCGCCCGGTGCTCATCTTCACGAGCGTGACGTCGACGATCGGCGCACTGCAGTTGTTCGACGAGAACTTCATCCTGACCGGAGGCGGGCCGAGCAATGCCACCCTCACACCGGTGCTCTACTTGTACCGCGTCGGATTCCAACAGTTCGACTTCGGCTACGCGTCTGCGATCGCGTGGCTGCTCGTGATCCTGACCGGAATCATCTCGATCATTCAGTTCTGGCTGATGCGTGAGAGACGAGAGAAGCGGTTCAAGGTTGCCGCGAAACGGGGATCAGATTCCTCGGCGCACACCGTGCGGAAAGAGGCCGTGCAAAAAGAGACCGCGCAGAAAGAGACAGTCTCATGA
- a CDS encoding carbohydrate ABC transporter permease: protein MIRAVRHAPLYLLLIIGAVLSIVPFLWMIISSTHLTRDLFASPLPLLPGGELWSNLARLQQETGFGLVMLNSLGVAIVYTVFSGIVSIMCGYGLAKFRFRARGMLLGLVLVTMMIPMQVLLVPLFQMMASLGWIDSFQALIVPFLANAFGIFLMRQAFLDFPDTLLEASRIDGAGEFRTFYGIVIPVARPQIAALIIYTFVSQWNSFIWPLLMLNTEDKYTIPVALNTMIGLSHVDYSGLMLGSLLATLPLLILFVAFQKQFISGLLGGAVKG, encoded by the coding sequence ATGATCCGGGCCGTTCGGCATGCTCCCCTTTATCTCCTTTTGATCATCGGGGCGGTGCTCAGCATCGTGCCGTTCCTGTGGATGATCATCTCGTCGACGCATCTGACGCGTGACCTCTTCGCCTCGCCTCTTCCGCTCCTGCCCGGAGGCGAACTCTGGAGCAATCTTGCACGGCTTCAGCAGGAGACCGGGTTCGGCCTGGTGATGCTCAACAGTCTGGGCGTCGCGATTGTCTACACCGTCTTCAGCGGGATCGTCAGCATCATGTGCGGGTACGGGTTGGCCAAATTCCGGTTCCGCGCGCGCGGCATGCTGCTCGGCCTGGTGCTGGTCACCATGATGATTCCGATGCAGGTGTTGCTGGTTCCGCTGTTCCAGATGATGGCGAGCCTCGGCTGGATTGACAGTTTTCAGGCCCTGATCGTGCCGTTCCTGGCGAACGCGTTTGGGATTTTCCTGATGCGGCAGGCGTTCCTGGATTTTCCGGACACACTGCTGGAGGCCTCGCGCATCGACGGCGCAGGGGAATTCCGCACCTTTTACGGCATTGTCATACCAGTTGCGAGACCCCAGATCGCCGCGCTGATCATCTACACCTTCGTCAGTCAGTGGAATTCGTTTATCTGGCCGTTGCTCATGCTGAACACAGAGGACAAGTACACGATCCCGGTTGCGCTGAACACGATGATCGGGCTGTCACACGTGGACTACTCCGGACTGATGCTCGGATCGCTGCTAGCGACCTTGCCGTTGCTGATCCTGTTCGTTGCTTTCCAGAAGCAGTTCATATCCGGACTGCTGGGCGGGGCAGTCAAGGGCTGA